In Gossypium arboreum isolate Shixiya-1 chromosome 5, ASM2569848v2, whole genome shotgun sequence, a single genomic region encodes these proteins:
- the LOC108452270 gene encoding probable BOI-related E3 ubiquitin-protein ligase 2 codes for MAVQAPLYAENMCGVQDWMVNPAPALIPSSYFTLQDPSRYTLPFHLQQNAHNLAVASSSSSSSASNAFVSVALSQSLDAQLEMQRQELDCVLRLQNERLRSALREQRKRQSAILLKCIESKAMHLIRQKEEDLARAAKKTMELEASLRKAETESHSWQNLAKAKEAMIMDLNNKLEQARESLVWVSNAPEDAESLFRDQQEGEMKQKSNNNNKMACKHCNARSSCVVFLPCRHLCSCKSCETFLEACPVCNSIKEASIKVFWV; via the exons ATGGCTGTTCAAGCACCTTTGTATGCTGAAAATATGTGCGGTGTTCAGGATTGGATGGTAAACCCTGCACCTGCTCTAATTCCTTCCTCGTATTTCACTCTTCAAGACCCTTCTCGATATACGCTTCCTTTTCATCTGCAACAAAACGCTCACAATTTGGCtgttgcttcttcttcttcttcctcttccgCATCTAATGCTTTCGTCTCTGTGGCTCTTTCACAATCGTTGGATGCTCAACTGGAGATGCAAAGACAGGAGCTTGATTGCGTTCTTCGATTGCAG AATGAGAGGCTAAGATCTGCTTTACGTGAGCAAAGAAAACGACAATCGGCCATCCTGCTAAAATGTATAGAATCAAAGGCCATGCATTTGATAAGGCAAAAGGAAGAAGACTTGGCTCGAGCAGCAAAGAAAACAATGGAGCTCGAAGCCTCACTAAGAAAAGCGGAAACGGAGAGTCATTCATGGCAAAACCTTGCTAAAGCAAAGGAAGCAATGATCATGGATCTCAACAACAAACTGGAACAAGCGAGGGAGAGCCTAGTCTGGGTCAGCAATGCACCAGAGGATGCAGAATCACTTTTCAGAGATCAACAAGAAGGAGAAATGAAACAAAagagcaataataataataagatggcTTGCAAACACTGCAATGCTAGGAGCTCGTGCGTCGTGTTTCTACCATGTAGACACCTTTGCTCGTGCAAGTCTTGTGAAACTTTCCTCGAAGCTTGTCCTGTCTGTAACTCTATAAAGGAAGCAAGCATCAAGGTTTTTTGGGTCTAA